The following proteins come from a genomic window of Diprion similis isolate iyDipSimi1 chromosome 8, iyDipSimi1.1, whole genome shotgun sequence:
- the LOC124409271 gene encoding trithorax group protein osa isoform X6, which translates to MAATQAESQQNDVHSEVKCIQKHSQLGVNSSVKEFNTNDEVSCNAVLKYVNRGGPNSPSLVEMSQYREDISGHPTAAGAVYSSEQNIGGKSTKEGSLGGDHTSKGETLDTSHPHGFVGNTLGGSGGREYNSDEYSSKQSVSEGSTGHSVSQCESSDEHYLVSKMESPRLSHSNPPVSAGFPGQSPRFLSGQSISQATGPTPTLNQLLQASSPVHRFHSNYPGMGAEPYQQPWPMQRPPVVPPVYPQPGQRPPQTGSPRLHPGPGGPRSPTPMPYPPYTQRYSSTSRPHVPYSHHQLNSYGAQSGHPPSMYSEQRGWNQGGPANPPQMPPNQVNPASRSPQRALSQSPAPPPAASPQPQPPNQSQSFHNMQQRSTTPNAQGIDASELSGQNSNDSSNGPAPGTPNSQGMRPTPSPTGSTGSRSMSPAVGQPNVQMPPRPSSSQSDGSGPARMSHSPMATQGGYQQPLGPSPHMHSYKMNNSGPGVVQPGPGPTGLGGIGSMGGSMAYSTGGAAGQPGYPQNSYPLARPHMQFAQGYPPPSNSQAPPNNQYQPPRPNNMAPQYPPYPHKMGFNSVQTGMPPSPGPPQVYVTGNSPGMAPPGPGGMGGMGSMGPPASSMGPPPPSPNHLGNQPSSGPPSSLGPHSGPHPPAATPPLNHEGSPMPPPSTTPNSHPTSMPTPSSHSSTDLATDTSNDSGITTTASGTSVINVTSTSSGTVTSVITTGPDGTSLDEGSQQSTLSNASAASGEDPALTPKSRKELISGGYHSHPATPQSTVPSPGAASINSMHEEYPDMSSPSWPRTPASPVFNSHVPQDPYRSKKPDSLAKLYEMDDSMDRRTWLDKLVAFMEEKRTPITSCPTISKNPLDLFRLYLYVKERGGFMEVCKVTKNKTWKDIAGLLGIGASSSAAYTLRKHYTKHLLAYECHFDRGGVDPQPIINQVEAGSKKKGTKGTASVPSPEKNSEKTWVTEKGSSNSQDSFPAAGSSSTSMDGYGNYQSGYAGGAPGGPPSDYTPPPPRPPSQSSAPSPHQVFVAGMPQGNYQGPGPYQNYSQDQYIRPQGNTMAQQSDFNQPYSPRSHYPPYGGPDAERYGSGQQSAGYSTGTPPSGRNSSYPPGPQGHPPNTQQPSTSQPSPPSQSPAASNYSGSQEYYRPEQGGYAGSGSNQMYASASTVSKNMPPPPPGPTQPRRHPDFAKDQQYPPYSQQRPAYPGWPSNTNQYSSGNSNNRVQYSAQAAQPPQPPQPQGTSGASASSSVGGISSPQWGNQQTPRPATQLTGNTVAQHPPPSWDHRYPNQPSPLYPPPSTHQSQLGISPMINQQPAPKREMTFPSDSVEAVTPLLYKRRKLTRAEVAPVEAWRIMMALRSGLLAESCWALDVLNILLFDDSSVSYFGLAHLPGLLDVLLEHFSRSLSDMFESPMGEEEQQWCRTSEGAEVDLGAVSRPVDAEDRIILLSGSNYTFLSRRGRPVKMIPRDDDLFVLDSRRPWDHYPDCEADTEPWQVDANTTKYIVTCFQSELDSVPFARQLRDEKPPLLEKEVESIDVKIEESKIDSMLENVDTFKKSNDCNDKPTTPISERKQFDKKKKIKTLSDVLSRIKKEPVEMNDLTRELFEKKNDGTRKDSENESKANNNIGESLSELSRASGDDNVLPNQNGLSDSLSNLDSEKLTQEEDESLSTKDEQKLNIKDPAGTLKRRRISDYEDESYSRDEASLYLVTESQDGLARRCVCLSTILRNLTFVPGNEIEFAKNVTFLSILGKLLLLHHEHPVRAQKTRNYDREEDADFADSCSSLQGENEWWWDFLHHIRENVLVMAANISGHMDLSQHPEEISRPVLDGLLHWAVCPAAHGQDPFPTVGPTSSLSPQRLALEALCKLCVTESNVDLVVATPPYSRLQRLCSVLTRLLCRSEEQVLREFGVNLLHFLSAADSGVARTVAMQTPCIALLVAFIEQAETTALGVANQHGLAALRDNPESMGTSLDMLRRAAGTLLNLARHPDNRTLLLQHESRLLALVMSQILDQQVAAIVARVLFQCSRGT; encoded by the exons ATGGCTGCAACGCAAGCCGAAAGCCAACAAAACGATGTGCATAGTGAAGTGAAATGTATTCAAAAACATTCTCAACTTGGGGTAAATAGCAGCGTAAAGGAATTCAATACCAATGATGAAGTATCCTGTAATGCGGTGCTTAAATATGTGAATCGCGGTGGGCCAAATAGTCCCAGTTTAGTGGAGATGAGTCAATACCGCGAGGACATTAGTGGACACCCTACTGCTGCTGGTGCCGTGTATAGTAGTGAACAAAATATCGGTGGTAAATCAACGAAAGAGGGATCGCTTGGGGGTGATCACACCTCGAAGGGTGAAACACTTGACACAAGTCATCCGCATGGTTTTGTTGGGAACACCTTGGGCGGTAGTGGGGGAAGGGAGTATAACAGTGATGAGTATTCTAGTAAACAATCTGTCAGTGAAGGGAGCACAGGACATTCAGTGAGTCAATGTGAATCTTCTGATGAACATTACCTCGTCTCTAAAATGGAGTCACCGCGCCTCTCTCACTCTAATCCCCCTGTATCTGCTGGATTCCCGGGGCAATCCCCAAGATTTTTATCCGGTCAAAGTATATCCCAAGCCACTGGCCCTACGCCTACGCTTAACCAATTGCTGCAAGCATCAAGCCCCGTTCATCGGTTTCACTCCAACTATCCAGGCATGGGAGCAGAGCCGTATCAGCAGCCGTGGCCCATGCAGCGTCCACCTGTCGTACCGCCGGTTTATCCCCAGCCAGGACAACGCCCCCCGCAAACT GGTTCACCAAGATTACATCCTGGCCCAGGGGGACCAAGGTCCCCAACACCCATGCCATATCCACCCTACACCCAGCGCTACTCATCGACATCCAGACCTCATGTACCGTACAGTCACCATCAG TTGAACTCGTATGGAGCACAAAGCGGGCATCCGCCTAGTATGTATTCAGAACAAAGAGGATGGAATCAGGGAGGTCCCGCTAATCCACCGCAGATGCCACCCAACCAAGTAAACCCAGCAAGTCGGTCTCCGCAGAGAGCATTGTCACAATCTCCAGCACCGCCACCAGCTGCATCACCGCAACCTCAACCGCCGAATCAGTCACAG AGTTTTCATAATATGCAGCAACGATCAACTACACCAAATGCGCAAGGGATTGATGCTAGC GAATTATCTGGTCAAAACAGCAACGATAGTTCAAATGGACCAGCACCGGGGACAccgaattctcagggaatgaGGCCTACCCCATCACCTACAGGGTCCACAGGTTCTCGCTCAATGTCCCCAGCTGTTG GTCAACCAAACGTTCAGATGCCTCCACGTCCATCAAGTAGCCAGTCAGATGGTAGCGGGCCAGCACGCATGAGTCATTCTCCAATGGCAACTCAAG GAGGATATCAACAGCCTTTGGGGCCCTCACCGCACATGCATAGCTACAAAATGAACAACAGCGGCCCTGGCGTTGTCCAACCAGGTCCAGGACCGACCGGCTTGGGTGGAATTGGATCAATGGGAGGAAGTATGGCATACTCAACTGGAGGGGCTGCAGGACAGCCTGGCTACCCGCAGAATTCTTATCCTCTTGCACGTCCTCACATGCAGTTCGCTCAGGGTTATCCACCACCATCTAATTCCCAGGCACCACCAAACAATCAGTATCAGCCACCAAGGCCAAATAATATGGCACCACAGTATCCGCCTTATCCG CATAAAATGGGATTTAACAGTGTGCAGACAGGTATGCCACCTAGTCCTGGACCTCCGCAGGTATACGTTACCGGCAATAGTCCTGGCATGGCACCACCGGGGCCAGGTGGTATGGGTGGTATGGGCAGTATGGGACCACCTGCAAGTTCCATGGGTCCACCACCCCCGTCACCCAATCACTTAGGCAATCAGCCATCGTCTGGACCTCCATCTTCACTTGGGCCACACAGCGGACCGCATCCTCCCGCAGCAACACCACCTTTGAATCATGAAGGAAGCCCTATGCCTCCACCGAGCACAACTCCCAATTCTCATCCTACTTCTATGCCCACACCGAGCAGCCATAGTTCTACAGATCTCGCTACAGATACTTCTAATGATAGTGGGATTACAACGACTGCATCTG GAACATCAGTCATTAATGTGACTTCCACATCAAGTGGTACAGTAACTTCAGTTATAACGACTGGTCCTGATGGTACCTCGTTGGACGAGGGATCGCAGCAATCGACGCTGTCAAATGCTTCAGCGG CCTCTGGAGAAGATCCTGCTCTAACACCAAAGTCTCGCAAAGAATTGATTAGTGGAGGATATCATAGCCATCCTGCTACCCCTCAGAGTACAGTGCCGTCTCCAGGTGCAGCAAGCATTAATTCAATGCACGAAGAGTATCCAGACATGAGCAGCCCAAGCTGGCCACGTACTCCAGCTAGTCCT GTGTTTAACAGTCATGTGCCTCAAGACCCATACAGATCTAAG aaacCGGATAGCTTGGCAAAGCTTTATGAGATGGATGATTCGATGGATCGAAGGACATGGCTAGACAAACTTGTGGCTTTCATGGAGGAAAAGCGTACACCTATCACCAGTTGTCCTACCATCTCCAAGAACCCCCTTGATCTATTCAGATTATACCTCTACGTCAAGGAGAGAGGGGGCTTCATGGAGGTATGCAAG GTTACGAAAAACAAGACATGGAAGGATATAGCAGGTCTACTAGGCATTGGAGCGAGCAGTAGTGCAGCATATACATTGCGGAAGCACTATACAAAGCATCTTCTTGCTTACGAATGTCATTTTGACCGAGGTGGTGTTGATCCTCAGCCGATTATTAACCAAGTCGAAGCTGGATctaagaaaaaaggaactaaAGGAACAGCTTCTGTACCATCGCCag aaaaaaattcagaaaaaacttGGGTTACTGAGAAAG gATCGTCAAACTCCCAGGATTCGTTTCCTGCTGCTGGTTCCAGTAGTACTTCAATGGACGGTTACGGAAACTATCAGAGTGGTTATGCAGGTGGTGCCCCAGGTGGACCTCCATCCGATTAcactccacctccacctcggCCACCCAGTCAAAGCAGTGCACCATCGCCGCATCAAG TTTTTGTTGCAGGAATGCCACAAGGAAATTATCAAGGGCCTGGACCCTACCAGAATTACTCACAGGATCAATATATTAGACCTCAAGGAAACACAATGGCACAACAGAGTGACTTCAACCAGCCATACTCCCCAAGATCCCACTACCCTCCTTATGGCGGACCAGATGCCGAGCG GTACGGCAGTGGACAGCAGTCAGCTGGCTATTCTACAGGAACACCACCAAGTGGACGGAATAGCAGCTATCCTCCTGGTCCACAAGGTCATCCACCTAATACGCAGCAACCGTCGACTAGCCAACCTTCACCACCATCCCAGTCACCCGCAGCTTCTAATTATTCGGGATCACAAGAATACTATAGGCCAGAGCAG GGAGGATATGCAGGATCTGGGAGTAACCAAATGTATGCTAGTGCGAGTACAGTGAGCAAAAATATGCCTCCCCCTCCACCAGGACCAACACAACCACGGCGACATCCTGATTTTGCCAAAGACCAACAGTATCCCCCATATAGTCAGCAAAGGCCAGCCTATCCTG gtTGGCCAAGCAATACAAATCAGTATAGCAGTGGTAATAGCAACAATAGGGTTCAATATTCTGCACAAGCAGCACAGCCACCACAACCGCCACAGCCACAAGGGACATCAGGCGCATCAGCATCAAGCAGTGTTGGTGGAATCAGTAGTCCACAGTGGGGAAATCAACAAACCCCAAGGCCTGCAACCCAACTGACTGGGAATACTGTTGCACAACATCCACCACCATCGTGGGATCACAGATATCCCAACCAACCATCCCCACTTTATCCACCTCCTAGTACTCATCAg AGTCAACTAGGAATAAGCCCTATGATAAACCAGCAACCGGCACCAAAAAGGGAGATGACGTTTCCTAGCGATAGTGTGGAAGCTGTCACACCATTGTTGTACAAAAGGCGTAAACTAACGCGAGCTGAAGTTGCCCCTGTCGAGGCGTGGCGAATTATGATGGCACTGAGATCCGGCTTATTGGCTGAAAGCTGCTGGGCGCTGGATGTCctgaatattttactttttgacGATTCTTCG GTCAGTTACTTTGGGTTGGCACATCTTCCAGGACTACTGGATGTATTGTTGGAGCATTTTTCTCGTTCCCTGTCCGATATGTTTGAATCTCCAATGGGTGAGGAAGAACAGCAATGGTGTCGTACATCAGAGGGGGCTGAAGTTGATCTAGGTGCAGTGTCACGACCTGTCGACGCCGAAGACCGTATCATACTTCTGTCTGGTTCCAATTACACATTTTTGTCAAGGCGAGGGCGTCCAGTGAAAATGATACCTCGAGACGatgatttatttgttttgGACTCACGGCGACCTTGGGATCATTATCCAGATTGTGAAGCCGATACGGAACCCTGGCAAGTCGATGCCAATACAACCAAATACATCGTTACATGCTTTCAATCTGAATTGGACAGTGTTCCTTTTGCGAGACAGCTGAGGGACGAAAAACCACCGCTTCTTGAAAAAGAGGTTGAAAGTATTGATGTTAAAATAGAAGAATCCAAAATAGACAGCATGTTAGAAAATGTagatacatttaaaaaatctaatgATTGTAATGACAAGCCCACAACTCCTATTAGTGAACGTAAACAGtttgataaaaagaagaaaattaaaactctTAGCGACGTTTTATCCAGAATTAAGAAAGAACCGGTCGAGATGAACGACCTCACTagagaattatttgaaaaaaagaatgacgGAACGCGAAAGGATTCGGAAAACGAATCCAAAGCCAATAACAATATTGGTGAAAGTTTATCCGAATTATCGAGAGCATCTGGTGACGACAACGTACTTCCCAATCAAAATGGCCTGAGCGATAGCTTGAGCAATTTGGATTCGGAAAAACTGACCCAAGAGGAAGACGAGTCTCTGAGTACAAAAGACGAGCAAAAGTTAAATATCAAAGATCCAGCTGGTACACTAAAAAGGAGGCGGATAAGTGATTACGAGGATGAAAGTTATTCTCGAGATGAAGCCAGCCTGTACCTTGTTACCGAGAGTCAGGATGGGTTAGCACGACGATGTGTTTGTTTGTCTACAATTTTGAGAAACCTGACGTTCGTACCTGGCAACGAAATTGAATTTGCAAAGAATGTTACTTTTCTTAGCATACTTGGTAAGCTTTTACTCCTACACCACGAGCATCCAGTTAGAGCACAAAAAACGAGAAACTACGATCGAGAAGAGGATGCAGACTTTGCGGATTCCTGCAGTAGTTTACAAGGAGAAAATGAATGGTGGTGGGATTTTCTCCATCACATTAGAGAAAATGTACTAGTTATGGCAGCTAATATCTCAGGCCATATGGATCTTAGTCAGCATCCAGAAGAAATATCACGACCAGTACTAGATGGTTTGTTGCATTGGGCCGTGTGCCCGGCGGCCCACGGACAAGATCCGTTTCCTACTGTAGGGCCGACATCGTCGCTCTCTCCACAAAGGTTGGCTTTAGAAGCACTTTGTAAGCTATGTGTTACCGAGAGCAATGTGGACCTGGTTGTAGCTACTCCGCCGTACTCGAGATTGCAACGGCTGTGCTCAGTTCTCACTAGGTTACTCTGCCGTAGCGAAGAACAAGTACTCAGAGAATTCGgagtaaatttattacacttttTGTCAGCGGCAGACAGTGGTGTGGCACGAACAGTGGCGATGCAAACGCCGTGCATTGCTCTGTTGGTCGCATTTATCGAACAAGCAGAAACTACCGCGCTAGGTGTTGCCAATCAGCATGGGTTAGCAGCTTTAAGAGACAATCCCGAATCTATGGGAACTAGTTTGGACATGCTGAGGCGAGCGGCAGGAACTTTGTTGAATCTAGCAAGGCACCCAGATAATAGAACACTGCTCTTGCAGCACGAATCGCGACTTCTCGCGTTAGTCATGAGCCAGATTCTGGATCAACAAGTCGCAGCTATAGTGGCTCGTGTATTATTCCAGTGTTCAAGGGGGACGTAA